The following proteins are encoded in a genomic region of Sulfurimonas sp. HSL3-7:
- a CDS encoding helix-turn-helix domain-containing protein, with product MHFINGKEYKCSVSVTLDIFNDRWKLAIIWYLLEENKRFKDLHKDISEITQKTLTVKLKELEEKNIIHREVFPEVPPKVVYSLTPIGKKLKPVLEEMYKWGMEYIEEYGQLSSDNFCGVDICKK from the coding sequence ATGCATTTTATTAATGGCAAAGAATACAAGTGTTCTGTTTCGGTCACGCTCGACATCTTCAACGACCGGTGGAAACTTGCAATTATCTGGTATCTGCTCGAAGAGAACAAGCGTTTTAAAGACCTGCACAAAGATATCAGTGAAATAACGCAAAAAACATTGACGGTCAAGCTCAAAGAGCTCGAAGAGAAGAACATCATTCACAGAGAGGTATTTCCGGAAGTACCGCCGAAAGTGGTCTACTCCCTGACGCCGATCGGCAAAAAATTGAAACCGGTTCTCGAAGAGATGTACAAGTGGGGCATGGAGTACATAGAAGAGTACGGCCAGTTAAGCAGTGACAACTTTTGCGGTGTCGATATCTGCAAAAAATAG
- a CDS encoding DsrE family protein, with amino-acid sequence MKHTLLLLLALLGTIQAQEYKAVFDCSSDDARYISGRMMLVEKTIEMIEKRGDKATVAITLHGGCVPMASRAFEEIIYDEDMPYIQNAQNVITRLAEKKGVEIVACAMSLDANAIEQKEVLPFVHISKNSFIDTIAYQNRGYAVMTFK; translated from the coding sequence ATGAAACACACACTTTTGCTTCTCTTGGCACTCCTTGGTACCATCCAGGCACAAGAGTACAAAGCCGTCTTTGACTGCAGTTCTGATGATGCCCGCTATATCAGCGGCCGAATGATGCTGGTTGAGAAGACGATTGAGATGATCGAAAAGCGTGGTGATAAAGCCACTGTTGCCATTACACTTCACGGCGGTTGTGTGCCGATGGCCTCACGTGCCTTCGAAGAGATCATCTATGATGAAGATATGCCCTACATCCAAAATGCCCAGAATGTCATTACCCGCCTCGCAGAGAAAAAAGGTGTTGAGATCGTCGCCTGCGCCATGTCGCTGGACGCGAACGCAATTGAGCAAAAAGAGGTGCTGCCTTTTGTGCATATCTCCAAAAACAGTTTCATCGACACCATCGCTTATCAAAACCGCGGTTACGCCGTTATGACTTTTAAATAA
- a CDS encoding MerR family transcriptional regulator has protein sequence MEYKISELVAKTNVPKSTILYYIKEGVLPEAKKLKSNVHRYNEEHLELIRYIKYMQQEMGSSIEQIKSILQQKNQSFSSSFTMLAPLMQTLSGIPVGEKHYSKAEFTEHHGFDAGMLDMLLNDGILMPIGEDDYTDREASIVRLVEDFAEVGIDHDILKRYVFHAKVLADLESQIQIKLCDRRNDDNFSRLWKVMFETLFNAKQYLFSRYTYKAMYKALKEEVSGWKQL, from the coding sequence ATGGAATATAAAATATCCGAACTTGTAGCAAAGACCAATGTACCGAAATCCACTATTCTCTATTACATCAAAGAGGGCGTGCTTCCTGAGGCGAAAAAGCTGAAATCGAACGTGCACCGATACAATGAAGAACATCTGGAACTGATCAGGTACATCAAATACATGCAGCAGGAGATGGGCAGCTCGATCGAGCAGATCAAGAGTATACTGCAGCAGAAAAACCAGTCATTTTCAAGTTCTTTTACCATGTTGGCACCGCTGATGCAGACGCTTAGCGGTATACCTGTCGGCGAAAAACATTACTCCAAAGCAGAATTTACGGAACATCACGGTTTTGATGCCGGGATGTTGGATATGCTGTTGAACGATGGTATTCTGATGCCGATAGGAGAGGATGACTATACGGACAGAGAAGCATCTATTGTCAGGCTTGTAGAAGACTTTGCAGAGGTGGGCATTGATCATGACATATTGAAAAGGTATGTTTTTCATGCAAAAGTCCTCGCAGATCTTGAAAGTCAGATACAGATAAAGTTGTGCGATAGACGCAACGATGACAATTTTTCACGGTTGTGGAAAGTGATGTTCGAGACGCTGTTTAATGCCAAACAGTATCTTTTTAGCCGCTATACCTATAAGGCCATGTATAAGGCACTTAAAGAGGAGGTGTCAGGGTGGAAACAGCTCTGA
- the trpB gene encoding tryptophan synthase subunit beta, whose product MKKSYLASTPDENGYFGKYGGAFIPPQLEKPFKEITAAYEKLSKSHEFRHELKKIRKHYQGRPTPVYYAKNLSEYCGGGQIYLKREDLNHTGAHKLNHCMAEALIAKHLGKKKLIAETGAGQHGVALATAAAYFGLECDIYMGEVDIAKEHPNVVRMQILGARVIPATHGLKTLKEAVDSAFEAYVGDAENSLYAIGSVVGPHPFPQMVRDFQSVVGMEAREQFLEMTGMLPDHAVACVGGGSNAMGLFAGFIDDPVQLHGVEPLGVGTKLGQHAASLTYGEEGIMHGFNSVMLKDERGEPAPVYSIGSGIDYPSVGPEHAYLRDIGRTIVGTCNDAEAVDAFYKLSQLEGIIPALESAHAVAYAMKLAKENPKDAILVNLSGRGDKDIDFVVEHHPIPARP is encoded by the coding sequence ATGAAAAAATCTTATCTTGCTTCGACGCCTGATGAGAACGGTTATTTCGGAAAATACGGGGGTGCTTTCATACCGCCGCAGCTCGAAAAGCCGTTTAAAGAGATCACTGCAGCCTACGAAAAGCTTTCAAAATCCCATGAATTCCGCCATGAGCTCAAAAAGATACGTAAACATTACCAGGGGAGACCGACGCCGGTCTACTATGCAAAGAATCTGAGCGAGTATTGCGGCGGCGGACAGATCTACTTGAAACGCGAGGACTTGAACCATACCGGCGCCCATAAGCTCAACCACTGTATGGCGGAAGCCCTTATTGCCAAACACCTTGGAAAGAAAAAGCTTATAGCCGAAACGGGGGCGGGGCAGCACGGTGTGGCTTTGGCGACGGCCGCCGCCTATTTCGGTCTGGAATGCGACATCTATATGGGGGAAGTGGACATTGCCAAGGAACATCCGAATGTCGTACGTATGCAGATACTCGGTGCGCGGGTTATTCCGGCGACACATGGTCTGAAAACGCTTAAAGAGGCTGTCGATTCGGCATTTGAGGCGTATGTCGGTGATGCGGAAAATTCACTTTACGCCATTGGTTCCGTCGTCGGTCCACACCCTTTTCCACAGATGGTACGCGATTTTCAAAGTGTCGTAGGAATGGAAGCGCGTGAGCAGTTCCTGGAGATGACGGGAATGCTGCCTGATCATGCCGTGGCATGTGTCGGCGGCGGCTCAAATGCGATGGGGCTTTTTGCCGGATTTATCGATGATCCGGTTCAACTGCATGGGGTCGAGCCTCTGGGCGTAGGCACCAAGCTGGGACAGCATGCTGCCTCGCTAACTTACGGGGAAGAGGGGATCATGCACGGCTTTAACTCCGTCATGCTGAAAGATGAACGAGGCGAACCGGCTCCGGTCTACTCCATCGGCTCAGGCATCGACTACCCGTCGGTTGGACCGGAACACGCCTACCTTCGCGATATTGGGCGAACGATTGTCGGTACATGCAATGATGCTGAGGCGGTCGATGCCTTTTATAAACTCTCACAGCTCGAAGGGATCATCCCGGCACTGGAGTCGGCCCATGCCGTGGCTTACGCGATGAAACTGGCCAAAGAGAACCCGAAAGATGCCATCCTGGTCAACCTGAGCGGCCGGGGTGACAAAGACATTGACTTTGTGGTTGAACACCATCCTATCCCTGCACGTCCATAA
- a CDS encoding DUF4395 domain-containing protein has translation MPQSCPLAFRQIDGTIARINAMSVFLLSLLSVFIPEPLILLVLGFDFMIRLYGNRRFSPVFQVSTLLQRVLGLKSEMVDAGAKRLASHFGLFFVFAALVSHLAGLTEVMYAIVAVFLFCLSLELLFGYCIGCKIYFIYRKFVPERR, from the coding sequence ATGCCACAATCCTGTCCGCTAGCATTTCGGCAGATCGACGGAACGATCGCCCGCATAAACGCCATGTCAGTTTTTTTACTGTCGCTTTTGTCTGTTTTTATACCGGAACCCCTGATCTTGCTTGTTTTAGGCTTTGACTTTATGATACGTCTCTATGGAAACAGACGTTTCAGCCCGGTATTTCAAGTGTCGACACTGTTGCAAAGGGTATTGGGTCTCAAGTCTGAGATGGTTGATGCCGGTGCAAAACGTCTGGCGTCCCATTTCGGCCTCTTTTTTGTTTTTGCCGCGTTGGTTTCCCATCTGGCAGGTCTGACGGAGGTGATGTATGCCATAGTGGCTGTTTTTCTTTTCTGCCTCTCGCTGGAACTTCTGTTCGGTTACTGTATCGGCTGCAAGATCTATTTCATCTACCGCAAGTTTGTTCCGGAGAGAAGATAG
- a CDS encoding Rrf2 family transcriptional regulator, which yields MAGISTRGIYGLAAMHVLSHAPRNRAMQIKEIAAMTQVSHSYLEQLLSALRKGGLVISIRGANGGYKLARPAHEITVLEIIEVLEGPLCKIDGNVGASVILEYFWSDIHEKVRELFMLKLSELDQSFQPYHYDI from the coding sequence GTGGCCGGTATATCGACACGCGGCATCTACGGTCTTGCGGCCATGCATGTCCTGAGCCATGCACCCCGCAACCGTGCCATGCAGATCAAAGAGATCGCTGCGATGACCCAGGTGTCGCACTCTTATCTTGAGCAGCTTCTTTCTGCACTTCGTAAAGGCGGACTTGTGATAAGTATACGCGGGGCCAATGGCGGCTATAAGCTTGCCCGGCCGGCACATGAAATCACTGTTCTTGAGATCATAGAGGTCCTTGAAGGCCCCCTTTGCAAGATAGATGGCAACGTAGGTGCCAGTGTGATACTGGAGTATTTTTGGTCCGATATTCACGAGAAGGTCAGAGAGCTTTTTATGTTGAAACTTTCAGAACTTGATCAATCATTCCAGCCATATCATTACGATATATAA
- a CDS encoding nucleoside 2-deoxyribosyltransferase: MKLMLKIYLAGPDVFEHNAIERGAALKELCRQYGFEGCFPLDNTVVFDGTPSNIAKAIREANIALLASCDIVLANLNPFRGIEPDSGTVYEVGYGAALGKKVYGYAADRRPMIERVRDAQKLAADATVCRDGMSIEDFGLSHNLMMLDVVIADDAKEALAYIRSVY, from the coding sequence ATGAAATTGATGCTGAAGATCTACCTTGCCGGGCCAGATGTCTTTGAACACAATGCGATCGAAAGAGGGGCTGCTTTAAAAGAGCTCTGCCGACAATACGGTTTTGAAGGCTGCTTTCCTCTCGATAATACAGTGGTGTTCGATGGCACACCATCCAACATCGCCAAAGCGATCAGAGAGGCCAACATCGCCCTGCTTGCATCCTGCGACATCGTGCTGGCGAACCTCAATCCCTTTCGCGGGATCGAACCCGACTCTGGCACCGTGTATGAGGTCGGTTACGGTGCCGCACTTGGCAAAAAGGTCTACGGTTACGCTGCGGATCGCCGCCCCATGATAGAGCGCGTTCGCGACGCGCAAAAGCTTGCAGCCGATGCCACCGTCTGCAGAGACGGCATGAGTATCGAAGATTTCGGTCTGTCGCACAACCTGATGATGCTCGATGTGGTTATTGCCGATGATGCAAAAGAGGCCCTGGCGTATATTCGGTCTGTTTATTAA
- a CDS encoding GtrA family protein, with protein sequence MVKFGSVGALGTLTNITVFSALTFLNVHYNISSIAAFLVAVTQNYQLNKKWTFRDHKTRTRKKFPKYLALNFLSFLLNLLVLNIVVLNFGEEKLIQIAGQIAGIAVAMGFNFLGSYLIIFAHHKEEEI encoded by the coding sequence ATCGTTAAATTCGGCTCAGTCGGTGCCTTGGGTACACTGACAAATATCACTGTATTCAGTGCCTTGACCTTTTTGAATGTCCATTACAATATCTCTTCCATTGCCGCTTTTCTGGTGGCGGTGACACAGAATTATCAGCTCAACAAAAAATGGACATTCCGCGATCACAAGACAAGGACAAGAAAGAAATTTCCCAAATATTTGGCTTTGAATTTCTTAAGCTTTTTGCTGAACCTGCTGGTGCTTAACATCGTGGTCCTGAATTTCGGCGAAGAGAAGTTGATACAGATCGCCGGGCAGATTGCCGGTATCGCCGTCGCGATGGGTTTTAATTTTTTAGGAAGCTATCTGATTATTTTTGCACACCATAAGGAGGAAGAGATATGA